Proteins found in one Salvia splendens isolate huo1 chromosome 10, SspV2, whole genome shotgun sequence genomic segment:
- the LOC121753080 gene encoding ubiquitin-conjugating enzyme E2 22-like produces the protein MATNENLPPNVIKQLAKELKNLDETPPEGIKVGVNDDNFSVIYADIEGPAGTPYENGVFRMKLILSQDFPHSPPKGYFLTKIFHPNISSVGEICVNALKRDWNPTLGLRHVLIVIRCLLIEPFPESALNEQAGKMLLEDYDEYARHARLFTGIHAVKSKPKLKSGAISEPAVLNADQMNTSVKCADQKTVTLGGAPPLPSPLTPKPENGQDQSAAMPSSAEIGVSGSKAAPATLKKEAALTKVPADKKKIDARKKSLKRL, from the exons ATG GCAACTAACGAGAACCTTCCTCCAAATGTCATAAAACAACTGGCAAAGGAACTTAAGAATCTCGATGAAACCCCTCCGGAAGGCATTAAAGTTGGTGTAAATGATGACAACTTTTCGGTAATATATGCTGATATTGAAGGCCCAG CTGGGACGCCGTATGAGAATGGCGTTTTCCGAATGAAGTTGATATTGTCTCAAGACTTCCCACACTCTCCTCCAAAAG GCTATTTCTTGACAAAGATTTTTCACCCTAATATATCATCCGTTGGTGAGATCTGTGTAAATGCATTGAAGAGAGACTGGAATCCAACTCTTGGCTTACGGCATGTTTTGATT GTGATCAGATGTTTACTTATCGAACCATTTCCAGAATCGGCTCTAAATGAACAGGCTGGCAAGATGCTGCTAGAAGATTATGACGAGTATGCAAGACACGCTAG GCTTTTTACTGGAATACATGCTGTGAAATCGAAGCCGAAGCTGAAATCTGGAGCGATTTCTGAGCCGGCTGTGTTGAACGCGGACCAGATGAATACCTCGGTAAAGTGTGCCGATCAAAAGACTGTCACACTCGGTGGTGCTCCCCCGTTGCCCTCCCCATTGACCCCCAAACCAGAGAACGGGCAAGATCAGTCAGCAGCTATGCCGTCGTCAGCAGAGATAGGAGTGAGTGGATCGAAAGCAGCTCCAGCGACACTGAAGAAGGAGGCTGCACTGACAAAGGTTCCCGCAGACAAGAAGAAGATAGATGCTAGAAAGAAAAGCTTGAAGAGACTATGA